One region of Gossypium raimondii isolate GPD5lz chromosome 6, ASM2569854v1, whole genome shotgun sequence genomic DNA includes:
- the LOC105774421 gene encoding uncharacterized protein LOC105774421, whose amino-acid sequence MAGENKSSARPWGTLEELLLVCAVNRHGTKSWDSIASELQNRRLTSSFLPSFTPQLCKDKFFDLKRRFISTNGASSSSSLVDQLRRIRVEELRREVQERDVSIVSLELKVKRLEEERERSSKEETDLDDRQNILSPDTVAGTPAGGDGSGDLDDRSFNESNSTSQKPELTTSATIIVKDEQNNAGEVVGERNAQVITEPIEPRGENEIDPVRTGEGPVNERLNGEEHDNKKQVSDVQSSASLSKKKRCNGSSKGGSSSREEREGDEVSPAMKRAPAVKPESMVRLLGIIRSNRLGSALDRRQRSQESARYKNLIRQHMDLQRIQTRLDKGVYSECSTKFLRDLLLLFNNLIVFHHKSSPERIAAQQLRALVLKEMTHMLPKQSETDDVAKPNKSSTIVACGKRRFSKAVTKNTSTSTRRGDEKERGVEEKKVDGSCPIATDDMGIRKKRSKERVVSGRRNSLRTSSTSEETKHEYGGNELSSHDALEMKVDIKKENNNHNNNNKARKKQGAASFLKRMKQNSPSEVTEKDEDDDEDDDSEDHSKDEKEKGRVERVTRSSGGRGARAKRGVGRPPKVVAESTGKRGRENVENEVGLGGTGRARKRGRR is encoded by the exons ATGGCTGGGGAAAACAAATCAAGCGCGCGACCTTGGGGTACATTAGAGGAACTCCTCCTTGTATGTGCCGTCAACCGCCACGGCACTAAAAGCTGGGATTCTATCGCCTCGGAACTTCAGAATCGGAGACTCACTTCTTCCTTTCTTCCTTCCTTCACTCCACAACTCTGTAAAGACAAGTTTTTTGATCTTAAACGACGCTTCATATCCACAAATGGCGCCTCTTCTTCCTCTAGTTTGGTTGACCAGCTTCGAAGGATTCGCGTAGAAGAGCTCCGTCGAGAGGTTCAAGAACGTGACGTTTCAATCGT GTCGTTGGAATTGAAGGTCAAGAGATTGGAGGAGGAAAGAGAGAGGAGTTCTAAAGAGGAGACAGATCTGGATGACCGACAGAATATTTTATCACCGGATACCGTCGCCGGCACACCCGCCGGCGGTGATGGCTCCGGTGATCTCGATGACCGATCATTCAACGAGTCCAACTCCACCAGTCAAAAACCCGAGCTGACCACGTCGGCCACTATTATTGTTAAAGACGAGCAAAACAATGCCGGAGAAGTGGTAGGAGAAAGGAACGCACAAGTTATAACAGAGCCGATCGAACCGAGAGGTGAAAATGAGATTGATCCGGTTCGAACCGGGGAAGGGCCAGTTAATGAACGATTAAATGGTGAAGAACATGATAATAAGAAGCAGGTGAGTGACGTACAAAGTTCGGCTAGTTTatcgaagaagaaaagatgtAATGGTAGTAGTAAGGGCGGAAGCAGCAGCAGAGAGGAACGTGAGGGAGATGAGGTTTCTCCCGCCATGAAGCGAGCCCCGGCGGTGAAGCCCGAGTCCATGGTTAGGCTTCTAGGGATCATCCGCTCTAATCGGCTCGGCTCGGCTTTGGATCGCCGCCAACGGAGccag GAATCTGCAAGATACAAAAACCTGATAAGGCAACACATGGATCTCCAAAGAATTCAAACCAGGCTTGATAAAGGTGTCTACTCTGAATGCAGCACAAAGTTCTTGAGGGATCTCCTCCTTTTATTCAACAATCTCATCGTATTTCACCACAAAAGTTCCCCCGAACGTATTGCTGCTCAACAACTCCGGGCATTGGTGTTGAAGGAAATGACCCATATGCTTCCAAAACAATCCGAAACCGATGATGTTGCGAAACCCAACAAATCTTCTACTATAGTCGCATGTGGCAAACGCAGATTTTCCAAGGCAGTAACCAAGAATACTTCTACGAGTACTAGGAGAGgagatgaaaaagaaagaggCGTTGAAGAGAAGAAGGTTGATGGTAGTTGTCCTATTGCGACTGATGACATGGGCATAAGGAAGAAAcgaagtaaagaaagagtggTTTCAGGCCGTCGAAACTCATTAAGAACAAGCAGCACCAGTGAGGAAACAAAGCATGAGTATGGTGGTAATGAGCTTAGTTCTCATGACGCTTTGGAGATGAAGGTGGAtattaagaaagaaaataataatcacaacaataataataaggcAAGAAAGAAACAAGGAGCAGCAAGTTTCTTGAAAAGAATGAAGCAAAATTCACCAAGTGAAGTGACGGAGAAAGACGaggatgatgatgaagatgatgattcgGAGGATCATAGTAAAGATGAAAAAGAGAAGGGCAGGGTGGAGAGGGTTACCCGGAGTTCAGGAGGAAGAGGGGCAAGGGCGAAGAGAGGGGTTGGGAGGCCACCGAAGGTGGTGGCGGAGTCGACGGGAAAGAGAGGGAGGGAGAACGTTGAGAATGAGGTGGGATTGGGAGGTACGGGAAGGGCTAGGAAACGAGGTAGAAGGTGA